The following DNA comes from Brassica oleracea var. oleracea cultivar TO1000 chromosome C5, BOL, whole genome shotgun sequence.
CCGCAAGCTTTATGCATTTTTTGCAGAAGATATGACCACACTTTGTTGAGACCTCCTCGGTGAATGGACACATGCAAATTGGGCAGTTGAACTTTGGTTCCTCAACAGGAGGAGCTACGGTCTTAGACTTCCTCTGAACAAGACATTGACAAACTCGGTGAGCCTAAAGTCCTAATAAAGCAGACAAAAAAAAACATCTTACCGGATTGTTAAGCCCAACATTAGCTTGATCAGACTGACGCTTTGTGCGGTTCTTGCTTAGTCTAGTGGTACCACCTGCACTCATAATACACTAACCAAAGTGAACAAAGGAAACACTTTTGATGATACCACAAGTTGATAACCGTTTTGAGAACCACACCTGACTCTACATCAACTAGTAAGGGTCCTCCTCGCTGTGAGCCTCCGGACTTGTGTCTTTTAGCCTGGAAACAAGAATAAGACAGAGTCAATTACATTTACACACATACATGTACTGTAAGAGTGCGAACAAGAACAAGAAGAAGAGAGGATACTCGATCAAAAGCAGAAGCAGTTGACTCAACAACATCATCATCATCCTCAATGGCATCAACATCAATTGTCGGTGGACCAGACACAATTGGAGTTTGTCCAGCTCTTGGTTGCTCACTTTGTGTCTCATTCACATTGTTCACCTGTTGTGACCTTCTTGAGCTTCTGGTAACTACCCTCTCACTCCGAGAACTCATACTTAAACCACCTCACGGTCCCGTTCTCTCAGCTTCAGAAGCAAAAGACTGTCTTCAATAACAAAAAGATCAAAGCTTTTGTCACATTCAGTATAGGAGAGCATAATTCAAGAAGCGGTTAAAGAAACCCACAAGAAATTAAAACACAAGCAACAAAGATAGAGAAAGCAATTGACAGATCCGGAAACAGAGAAGCATAAGATCGATGGAGGAAATTTGAAAAAGGTTGTACCTTTAATCTCGAGACGATGAAGTGTGCAGAGAGAAACGAAAGGGATCACACTGAATCAGTGGTTTTG
Coding sequences within:
- the LOC106295922 gene encoding E3 ubiquitin-protein ligase RNF4; this translates as MSSRSERVVTRSSRRSQQVNNVNETQSEQPRAGQTPIVSGPPTIDVDAIEDDDDVVESTASAFDRAKRHKSGGSQRGGPLLVDVESGGTTRLSKNRTKRQSDQANVGLNNPRKSKTVAPPVEEPKFNCPICMCPFTEEVSTKCGHIFCKKCIKLAVSVQAKCPTCRKRVIAKDLIRVFLPTTR